From Hyla sarda isolate aHylSar1 chromosome 5, aHylSar1.hap1, whole genome shotgun sequence, a single genomic window includes:
- the LOC130274510 gene encoding uncharacterized protein LOC130274510, with protein sequence MPPEKTPPEKTLPKKMLPEKMSPEKTPLEMLPEKTPTEKTPTEKTPPEKTPPEKTLPEKTPPEMPPEKMPPVKMPPEKTPSKKASPEKTPPEKMSPDKIPPEKMPPEKTPLEMLPEKTPTEKTPPEKASPEKASPKKTPPEKNSPEKMSSEKTPPEMSPEKTPPEKTPPEKASPEKTPPEKTPPEETPPEKTSPEKTSSEKMPPEKVSLEKTPPEKKPPEKTPPKQMLPEKTPPEKTLPGKTPSKTLPEKTPPEKTPPEKTPPEKTLPEKTPPEMSPEKMPPEKMPPEKTPPEKTLPKKMSPEKTPPEMSPEKTLPEKTLPEKTPPEKTLPEKTRPEKTPPTKTPPEKTLPKKMSPEKTPPEKTPPEKASPEKTPPEKMSPDKIPPEKMPPQKTPPEKMSPEKMPPEKTPPEKTLPKKMLPEKMSPEKTPLEMLPEKTPTEKTPPEKASSEKAPPEKTPPEKMPPEKTSSEKMPPEKVSLEKTPPEKKQPEKMPPKQMLPEKTPPEKTPPEKTLPEKT encoded by the coding sequence atgccacctgagaagacgccacctgagaAGACGTTACCTAAGAAGATGTTAcctgagaagatgtcacctgagaaGACACCACTTGAGATGTTACCTGAGAAGACACCAACTGAGAAGACACCAActgagaagacgccacctgagaagacgccacctgagaAGACGCTAcctgagaagacgccacctgagaTGCCCCCTGAGAAGATGCCACCTGTGAAGATGCCACCTGAGAAGACACCATCTAAGAAGGCGTCACCCGAGAAGACACCACCTGAGAAGATGTCCCCTGATAAGATACCACCTGAGAAGATGCCACCTGAGAAGACGCCACTTGAGATGCTACCTGAGAAGACACCAACTGAGAAGACACCACCTGAGAAGGCATCACCTGAGAAGGCGTCACCCAAGAAGACGCCACCTGAGAAGAACTCCCCTGAGAAGATGTCATCTGAGAAGACACCAcctgagatgtcacctgagaagaCACCACCTGAGAAGACACCACCTGAGAAGGCGTCACCTGAGAAGACGCCACCCGAGAAGACGCCACCTGAGGAGACGCCAcctgagaagacgtcacctgagaaGACGTCATCTGAGAAGATGCCACCTGAGAAGGTCTCACTTGAGAAGACACCACCTGAGAAAAAGCCACCTGAGAAGACGCCACCCAAGCAGATGCTACCTGAGAAGACACCACCTGAGAAGACACTCCCTGGGAAGACACCATCTAAGACGCTACCTGAGAAGACACCAcctgagaagacgccacctgagaAGACACCACCTGAGAAGACGCTAcctgagaagacgccacctgagatgtcacctgagaagaTGCCACCTGAGAAGATGCCAcctgagaagacgccacctgagaAGACGTTACCTaagaagatgtcacctgagaagacaccacctgagatgtcacctgagaagaCACTACCTGAGAAGACGCTACCTGAGAAGACACCACCTGAGAAGACGCTACCTGAGAAGACACGACCTGAGAAGACGCCACCCACGAAGACGCCACCTGAGAAGACGTTGCCTaagaagatgtcacctgagaaGACACCACCTGAGAAGACACCACCTGAGAAGGCGTCACCCGAGAAGACGCCCCCTGAGAAGATGTCCCCTGATAAGATACCACCTGAGAAGATGCCACCTCAGAAGACGCCAcctgagaagatgtcacctgagaaGATGCCCcctgagaagacgccacctgagaAGACGTTACCTAAGAAGATGTTAcctgagaagatgtcacctgagaaGACACCACTTGAGATGTTACCTGAGAAGACACCAACTGAGAAGACACCACCTGAGAAGGCATCATCTGAGAAGGCGCCACCCGAGAAGACGCCACCAGAGAAGATGCCACCTGAGAAGACGTCATCTGAGAAGATGCCACCTGAGAAGGTGTCACTTGAGAAGACACCACCTGAGAAGAAGCAACCAGAGAAGATGCCACCCAAGCAGATGCTACCTGAGAAGACACCACCTGAGAAGACACCACCTGAGAAGACACTACCTGAGAAGACATAA
- the LOC130274511 gene encoding uncharacterized protein LOC130274511 produces MPPEKTPPEKTLPKKMLPEKMSPEKTPLEMLPEKTPTEKTPPEKASSEKAPPEKTPPEKMPPEKTPSKTLPEKTPPEKTPPEKTPPEKTLPEKTPPKMPPEKMPPVKMPPEKTPSKKASPEKTPPEKMSPDKIPPEKMPPEKTPHEMLPEKTPTEKTPPEKASPEKASPKKTPPEKNSPEKMSSEKTPPEKTLPGKTPSKTLPEKTPPEKTPPEKTLPEKTPPKMPPEKMPPVKMPPEKTPSKKASPEKTPPEKMSPDKIPPEKMPPEKTPLEMLPEKTPTEKTPPEKASPEKASPKKTPPEKNSPEKMSSEKTPPEMSPEKTPPEKASPEKTPPEKTPLEETPPEKTSPEKMPPEKVSLEKTPPEKKPPEKTPPKQMLPEKTPPEKTLPGKTPSKTLPEKTPPEKTPPEKTPPEKTLPEKTPPEMSPQKTPPEKTLPEKTPPEKTLPEKTRPEKTPPEKTLPKKMSPEKM; encoded by the coding sequence atgccacctgagaagacgccacctgagaAGACGTTACCTAAGAAGATGTTAcctgagaagatgtcacctgagaaGACACCACTTGAGATGTTACCTGAGAAGACACCAACTGAGAAGACACCACCTGAGAAGGCATCATCTGAGAAGGCGCCACCCGAGAAGACGCCACCAGAGAAGATGCCACCTGAGAAGACACCATCTAAGACGCTACCTGAGAAGACACCAcctgagaagacgccacctgagaAGACACCACCTGAGAAGACGCTACCTGAGAAGACGCCACCTAAGATGCCACCTGAGAAGATGCCACCTGTGAAGATGCCACCTGAGAAGACACCATCTAAGAAGGCGTCACCCGAGAAGACACCACCTGAGAAGATGTCCCCTGATAAGATACCACCTGAGAAGATGCCACCTGAGAAGACGCCACATGAGATGCTACCTGAGAAGACACCAACTGAGAAGACACCACCTGAGAAGGCATCACCTGAGAAGGCGTCACCCAAGAAGACGCCACCTGAGAAGAACTCCCCTGAGAAGATGTCATCTGAGAAGACACCACCAGAGAAGACACTCCCTGGGAAGACACCATCTAAGACGCTACCTGAGAAGACACCAcctgagaagacgccacctgagaAGACGCTACCTGAGAAGACGCCACCTAAGATGCCACCTGAGAAGATGCCACCTGTGAAGATGCCACCTGAGAAGACACCATCTAAGAAGGCGTCACCCGAGAAGACACCACCTGAGAAGATGTCCCCTGATAAGATACCACCTGAGAAGATGCCACCTGAGAAGACGCCACTTGAGATGCTACCTGAGAAGACACCAACTGAGAAGACACCACCTGAGAAGGCATCACCTGAGAAGGCGTCACCCAAGAAGACGCCACCTGAGAAGAACTCCCCTGAGAAGATGTCATCTGAGAAGACACCAcctgagatgtcacctgagaagaCACCACCTGAGAAGGCGTCACCTGAGAAGACGCCACCCGAGAAGACGCCACTTGAGGAGACGCCAcctgagaagacgtcacctgagaaGATGCCACCTGAGAAGGTCTCACTTGAGAAGACACCACCTGAGAAAAAGCCACCTGAGAAGACGCCACCCAAGCAGATGCTACCTGAGAAGACACCACCTGAGAAGACACTCCCTGGGAAGACACCATCTAAGACGCTACCTGAGAAGACACCAcctgagaagacgccacctgagaAGACACCACCTGAGAAGACGCTACCTGAGAAGACACCACCTGAGATGTCACCTCAGAAGACACCACCTGAGAAGACGCTACCTGAGAAGACACCACCTGAGAAGACGCTACCTGAGAAGACACGAcctgagaagacgccacctgagaAGACGTTGCCTaagaagatgtcacctgagaaGATGTAA
- the LOC130274512 gene encoding uncharacterized protein LOC130274512 — translation MPPEKTPPEKTLPKKMLPEKMSPEKTPLEMLPEKTPTEKTPPEKASSEKAPPEKTPPEKMPPEKTPSKTLPEKTPPEKTPPEKTPPEKTLPEKTPPKMPPEKMPPVKMPPEKTPSKKASPEKTPPEKMSPDKIPPEKMPPEKTPHEMLPEKTPTEKTPPEKASPEKASPKKTPPEKNSPEKMSSEKTPPEKTLPGKTPSKTLPEKTPPEKTPPEKTPPEKMLPEKTPPKMPPEKMPPVKMPPEKTPSKKASPEKTPPEKMSPDKIPPEKMPPEKTPLEMLPEKTPTEKTPPEKASPEKASPKKTPPEKNSPEKMSSEKTPPEMSPEKTPPEKTPPEKASPEKTPPEKTPLEETPPEKTSPEKMPPEKTPPEKTLPEKTPPEKTLPEKTRPEKTPPEKTLPKKMSPEKM, via the exons atgccacctgagaagacgccacctgagaAGACGTTACCTAAGAAGATGTTAcctgagaagatgtcacctgagaaGACACCACTTGAGATGTTACCTGAGAAGACACCAACTGAGAAGACACCACCTGAGAAGGCATCATCTGAGAAGGCGCCACCCGAGAAGACGCCACCAGAGAAGATGCCACCTGAGAAGACACCATCTAAGACGCTACCTGAGAAGACACCAcctgagaagacgccacctgagaAGACACCACCTGAGAAGACGCTACCTGAGAAGACGCCACCTAAGATGCCACCTGAGAAGATGCCACCTGTGAAGATGCCACCTGAGAAGACACCATCTAAGAAGGCGTCACCCGAGAAGACACCACCTGAGAAGATGTCCCCTGATAAGATACCACCTGAGAAGATGCCACCTGAGAAGACGCCACATGAGATGCTACCTGAGAAGACACCAACTGAGAAGACACCACCTGAGAAGGCATCACCTGAGAAGGCGTCACCCAAGAAGACGCCACCTGAGAAGAACTCCCCTGAGAAGATGTCATCTGAGAAGACACCACCAGAGAAGACACTCCCTGGAAAGACACCATCTAAGACGCTACCTGAGAAGACACCAcctgagaagacgccacctgagaAGACACCACCTGAGAAGATGCTACCTGAGAAGACGCCACCTAAGATGCCACCTGAGAAGATGCCACCTGTGAAGATGCCACCTGAGAAGACACCATCTAAGAAGGCGTCACCCGAGAAGACACCACCTGAGAAGATGTCCCCTGATAAGATACCACCTGAGAAGATGCCACCTGAGAAGACGCCACTTGAGATGCTACCTGAGAAGACACCAACTGAGAAGACACCACCTGAGAAGGCATCACCTGAGAAGGCGTCACCCAAGAAGACGCCACCTGAGAAGAACTCCCCTGAGAAGATGTCATCTGAGAAGACACCAcctgagatgtcacctgagaagaCACCACCTGAGAAGACACCACCTGAGAAGGCGTCACCTGAGAAGACGCCACCCGAGAAGACGCCACTTGAGGAGACGCCAcctgagaagacgtcacctgagaaGATGCCACCTGAGAAG aCACCACCTGAGAAGACGCTACCTGAGAAGACACCACCTGAGAAGACGCTACCTGAGAAGACACGAcctgagaagacgccacctgagaAGACGTTGCCTaagaagatgtcacctgagaaGATGTAA
- the LOC130274513 gene encoding uncharacterized protein LOC130274513 produces the protein MSSEKTPPEMSPEKTPPKKTPPEKASLEKTPPEKTPPEETPPEKTSPEKMPPEKVSLEKTPPEKKPPEKTPHKQMLPEKTPPEKTLPGKTPSKTLPEKTPPEKTPPEKTPPEKTLPEKTPPKMPPEKMPPVKMPPEKTPSKKASPEKTPPEKMSPDKIPPEKMPPEKTPLEMLPEKTPTEKTPPEKASPEKASPKKTPPEKNSPEKMSSEKTPPEMSPEKTPPEKTPPEKASPEKTPPEKTPLEETPPEKTSPEKMPPEKTPPEKTLPEKTPPEKTLPEKTRPEKTPPEKTSPKKMSPEKM, from the exons ATGTCGTCTGAGAAGACACCAcctgagatgtcacctgagaagaCACCACCTAAAAAGACACCACCTGAGAAGGCGTCACTCGAGAAGACGCCACCCGAGAAGACGCCACCTGAGGAGACACCAcctgagaagacgtcacctgagaaGATGCCACCTGAGAAGGTGTCACTTGAGAAGACACCACCTGAGAAAAAGCCACCTGAGAAGACGCCACACAAGCAGATGCTACCTGAGAAGACACCACCAGAGAAGACACTCCCTGGGAAGACACCATCTAAGACGCTACCTGAGAAGACACCAcctgagaagacgccacctgagaAGACACCACCTGAGAAGACGCTACCTGAGAAGACGCCACCTAAGATGCCACCTGAGAAGATGCCACCTGTGAAGATGCCACCTGAGAAGACACCATCTAAGAAGGCGTCACCCGAGAAGACACCACCTGAGAAGATGTCCCCTGATAAGATACCACCTGAGAAGATGCCACCTGAGAAGACGCCACTTGAGATGCTACCTGAGAAGACACCAACTGAGAAGACACCACCTGAGAAGGCATCACCTGAGAAGGCGTCACCCAAGAAGACGCCACCTGAGAAGAACTCCCCTGAGAAGATGTCATCTGAGAAGACACCAcctgagatgtcacctgagaagaCACCACCTGAGAAGACACCACCTGAGAAGGCGTCACCTGAGAAGACGCCACCCGAGAAGACGCCACTTGAGGAGACGCCAcctgagaagacgtcacctgagaaGATGCCACCTGAGAAG aCACCACCTGAGAAGACGCTACCTGAGAAGACACCACCTGAGAAGACGCTACCTGAGAAGACACGAcctgagaagacgccacctgagaAGACGTCGCCTaagaagatgtcacctgagaaGATGTAA